A part of Larkinella insperata genomic DNA contains:
- a CDS encoding response regulator transcription factor — translation MPTILLIEDELALGMIVRDSLEVRGFTVLYAADGEEGYAMFRKQPPDAVVADVMMPKLDGFTLAERIRQTDPDVPIIFLTARSQTADVVRGFELGGNDYLKKPFSIDELIVRIKALLTRNRAVRTAAPDRLPIGRYYFDYPKQKLALNGQEIAMSHREAELLKRLYEQRNQVLERSAVLLDLWGNDSFFNGRSLDVFITRLRRYLKDDPQVQIVNVRGVGYKLIV, via the coding sequence ATGCCAACCATACTACTCATTGAAGATGAACTCGCCCTGGGCATGATCGTCCGCGACAGCCTGGAAGTACGGGGTTTTACGGTTTTGTATGCCGCCGACGGCGAGGAAGGGTATGCCATGTTCCGGAAGCAGCCGCCGGATGCGGTGGTGGCCGATGTGATGATGCCCAAGCTCGACGGGTTTACGCTAGCCGAGCGCATCCGGCAGACCGATCCTGATGTGCCCATTATTTTTCTGACGGCCCGTTCGCAAACCGCCGATGTGGTGCGCGGGTTTGAGCTGGGCGGCAACGATTACCTCAAAAAACCGTTCAGCATCGACGAGCTGATTGTACGCATTAAAGCCCTTCTGACCCGCAACCGGGCGGTTCGCACTGCTGCGCCAGATCGCTTGCCGATTGGCCGTTATTACTTCGATTATCCCAAGCAGAAGCTGGCGTTAAACGGCCAGGAAATAGCCATGTCGCACCGCGAAGCCGAATTGCTGAAAAGGCTGTATGAGCAGCGCAACCAGGTGCTGGAACGCTCCGCCGTGTTGCTCGATCTGTGGGGCAACGACAGTTTTTTCAACGGCCGGAGCCTGGATGTGTTCATCACCCGGTTGCGCCGGTACCTGAAAGACGACCCGCAGGTGCAGATTGTGAACGTGCGGGGTGTGGGGTATAAGCTGATTGTTTGA
- a CDS encoding sensor histidine kinase, translating to MKQRIRSIFILMTVCILGVVAFQGYWLFTSYQINEQQFRRTVRGAFISAVEKQQFNDARQLFRAEATVDKKRGQRRFREMESDDASTERMIVNHLNDSIFIRTDGPRINVRVLRQPRHRILIDTLARKISDRLIVDWAGGHRFNLKKFDSTYQAELQLRDVYAVYQLDTIQLKPELFRTLMDSQDPAEWPIKTAPMPINPVKNQFLQASFGSPTGYILRKMSGTLAGSALLLVLTTWCFLYTMSTILKQKKLSEIKNDFINNMTHELKTPIATVSAAVEALQHFGALNDPQKTQTYLGISKNELQRLSDLVEKVLNMAVDEKKELELHREWLRPAGLIREVVENQQLKAQAGAPARSVEIEVVHEPGNAPVQADRLHMENAINNLIDNAIKYSSDSVRIRVYSRIDEQGWQLTVLDNGHGIPKAYHEAIFERFFRVPTGNLHPVKGFGLGLSYVRQVVEKHGGRIHVASELGQGSEFTIWIPTC from the coding sequence ATGAAACAGCGCATTCGGTCGATCTTTATCCTGATGACGGTTTGCATCCTGGGCGTCGTGGCGTTTCAGGGGTATTGGCTCTTTACCAGCTACCAAATCAACGAGCAGCAGTTTCGGCGGACGGTGCGGGGGGCGTTCATCTCGGCGGTGGAAAAGCAGCAGTTCAACGATGCCCGACAGTTGTTTCGGGCCGAAGCTACCGTCGACAAAAAGCGCGGACAGCGCCGTTTTCGGGAAATGGAGTCCGACGATGCTTCGACAGAGCGAATGATTGTCAACCACCTGAATGACAGTATTTTCATCCGGACCGATGGGCCGCGCATCAACGTGCGCGTACTGCGACAACCCCGCCACCGAATTCTGATCGACACCCTGGCCCGTAAAATTTCCGACCGGTTGATTGTCGATTGGGCGGGCGGACACCGTTTCAACCTCAAAAAGTTTGATTCAACCTACCAGGCGGAATTGCAGCTGCGCGATGTGTACGCCGTATACCAACTGGACACAATTCAGTTGAAGCCGGAGTTGTTCCGGACACTGATGGACAGCCAGGACCCCGCCGAGTGGCCCATTAAAACCGCGCCGATGCCAATTAACCCGGTGAAAAACCAGTTTCTGCAGGCGTCTTTCGGAAGCCCGACGGGTTATATTCTGCGGAAGATGAGCGGGACGCTGGCGGGATCGGCGCTGCTGCTGGTCCTGACGACCTGGTGTTTTCTTTACACGATGTCGACCATTCTGAAGCAGAAAAAGCTGTCGGAAATCAAGAACGATTTCATTAATAATATGACCCACGAGTTGAAAACGCCCATTGCCACGGTGTCGGCGGCCGTGGAAGCCCTCCAGCATTTTGGCGCGCTGAACGATCCGCAGAAAACGCAGACGTATCTGGGCATTTCCAAGAATGAACTGCAACGGCTTTCGGACCTGGTCGAAAAGGTGCTGAACATGGCGGTTGATGAAAAAAAAGAGCTGGAACTGCACCGCGAATGGCTCCGGCCCGCCGGACTGATCCGTGAAGTGGTGGAAAACCAGCAGTTGAAAGCGCAGGCTGGCGCTCCGGCCCGGTCGGTCGAGATCGAAGTCGTACACGAACCGGGAAACGCGCCGGTGCAGGCCGACCGGTTGCACATGGAAAACGCGATCAACAACCTGATTGACAACGCCATCAAGTACTCGTCGGATTCGGTACGGATTCGGGTTTACAGCCGGATTGATGAGCAGGGCTGGCAACTAACGGTGCTGGACAACGGCCACGGTATTCCGAAGGCCTACCACGAAGCCATTTTCGAGCGGTTTTTCCGGGTACCGACGGGTAATCTGCACCCGGTGAAAGGCTTTGGGCTGGGGTTGTCGTACGTCCGGCAGGTGGTGGAGAAACACGGTGGCCGCATCCACGTGGCGAGTGAGCTGGGGCAGGGGAGCGAATTTACAATCTGGATTCCAACTTGCTGA
- a CDS encoding GLPGLI family protein, whose product MKTFPLIAVGILAAQTAFAQPKSGKITYEVMQKVDLSQMRIVINGQEVRPGSPDAPAVDLPETRSFLQYFVFAGNHGKEEQDGSTGGITIRQFSPDSGPESGPGGPEGRRSRNFSGRPFERSVFIDLAAQKTVEVVTIKKDSVTKHYQTELPLNRATGWQESGKSKKIAGFTCQKATVAYRNVTYTVWYTTDLPFTYSPVPSLTPEKGVVLQIESDQEAYKATKIAEQNVAESDVMPPKTAQMVTPDELALIRQKAMADMRQKVMNDFQNRN is encoded by the coding sequence ATGAAGACCTTCCCATTGATCGCCGTTGGGATTTTGGCCGCCCAGACGGCTTTTGCTCAGCCCAAATCCGGCAAAATCACGTATGAAGTCATGCAAAAAGTCGACCTTTCGCAGATGCGGATCGTCATCAACGGGCAGGAAGTCCGGCCGGGCAGCCCCGATGCGCCCGCTGTCGATCTTCCCGAGACCCGGTCTTTCCTCCAGTATTTTGTTTTTGCCGGAAACCACGGCAAGGAAGAACAGGACGGCAGCACGGGCGGTATCACCATCCGGCAGTTTTCTCCAGATAGCGGACCCGAGTCAGGTCCGGGTGGTCCGGAAGGACGGAGAAGCCGGAATTTCAGTGGCCGCCCGTTTGAGCGGAGCGTCTTCATCGATCTCGCGGCCCAAAAAACCGTTGAAGTCGTAACCATTAAAAAAGATTCGGTGACGAAACACTACCAGACCGAGCTACCCCTAAACCGGGCAACGGGTTGGCAGGAATCCGGCAAATCGAAAAAAATTGCGGGTTTCACCTGTCAGAAAGCAACGGTTGCGTACCGAAATGTGACTTATACGGTATGGTACACCACCGACCTGCCTTTTACGTATTCGCCCGTGCCGAGCCTGACGCCCGAAAAAGGCGTGGTACTGCAAATCGAAAGCGATCAGGAAGCGTACAAAGCGACGAAAATTGCGGAGCAAAACGTAGCCGAAAGCGACGTGATGCCGCCCAAAACCGCGCAGATGGTGACGCCCGACGAACTGGCCTTGATCCGGCAGAAAGCAATGGCCGACATGCGTCAGAAAGTAATGAACGACTTCCAGAACCGGAACTAG
- a CDS encoding outer membrane beta-barrel protein, whose product MRQLFLFSLLLISGTTAVAQSQVRGLVVDSTTRKPLMEATVSLLSARDSSVVTFMITNGEGAFAFNKVTAGNYRILITYVGYRNKSKRISVSPDKPTLDAGTFELMTQAVDLHEVVVKQEAPPITIKQDTVEFNANSFKTQPNAMVESMLKKLPGVEVDRDGTIKAQGQEVKKVLVDGKPFFGDDPKMATRNLPADIIDKVQLVDQQSDQAQFTGIDDGNRNKAINLVTKKEKRKGYFGQQTIGAGPNETDDMRYAARLNLNRFNGEQQISIIGQANNVNSQGFTGQSIFGGGAGLGANFGGGGIIVADGRGGRSGGGFGGSSNAITRTLAGGLNYRNAWGKKADLSASYFLNDLHTITDQQSRRQYALPDTSYQVNQNSTSRNQTSSHRFNVRFTYQLDSLTTLRIEPGFTVQNSLFQSLNQSQTLTSDAVGTGGPVDSTNLINTSLTRYNSTGNGISGNNNALLMRKFKRKGRTLSLNWNTAVNNQRTDGINQSTNEFFGQTGGRNQNINQRNEQTSKSVTNTVNLAYTEPLSLSKSLEFHYNYSLNRNTSDRTVNNYDESTGTYSAFNPALSNNFVNTYQTNRVGSTLQTKRLKYTYALGFDVQQASLRSDNRTTDTELRKNFTNVLPNAVFTYTFSKSRTLRLNYRSQTHAPSVSQLQPVPDNTNPLNIRLGNPNLKQEFTHTVSLNYNNFQQTTFRSVFAMLNASQTSNKIVNATSFNKQGAQTTQPVNTNGYYNMNGFLTIGRRIQPLKANVNLTSHVNFNRGVSLVNSQTNRSQNWTLSQGARMNSNFNEKLEFGLSGNISYQTALYSLQSSQNTEFFNKSLSGDLYYQLPFRLVVTTDITYNNYSGKSAGSVQNFALWNVALARQFFRNKQGELRLQVYDLLNQNRSINRNVTETYTEETTSRVLNRYFLLTFTYNLRRFGSGPQARPDRGPSYQPRDLQRPGRLN is encoded by the coding sequence ATGCGCCAACTTTTCCTTTTCTCCCTGCTTCTGATCAGCGGCACAACCGCAGTGGCTCAATCGCAGGTGCGGGGCCTCGTGGTTGATTCGACCACGCGAAAACCGCTCATGGAAGCCACCGTTTCGCTGCTGTCGGCGCGGGATTCATCGGTGGTTACGTTCATGATCACCAACGGCGAGGGGGCGTTTGCGTTCAATAAAGTGACGGCTGGTAACTACCGCATTCTGATTACGTATGTTGGCTACCGCAACAAATCGAAGCGAATTTCGGTCAGCCCCGACAAGCCGACGCTCGATGCCGGCACGTTTGAACTGATGACTCAGGCCGTTGATCTGCATGAAGTGGTGGTGAAGCAGGAAGCGCCCCCCATCACGATCAAACAGGATACCGTCGAGTTCAACGCCAACTCGTTTAAAACGCAACCCAACGCGATGGTGGAAAGCATGTTGAAGAAACTGCCGGGCGTGGAAGTCGACCGCGACGGCACCATCAAGGCGCAGGGGCAGGAAGTGAAAAAGGTGCTGGTGGACGGCAAACCGTTTTTCGGCGACGACCCGAAAATGGCGACCCGCAACCTCCCCGCCGACATCATCGACAAGGTTCAACTTGTTGATCAGCAATCCGACCAGGCGCAATTTACCGGTATTGATGACGGCAACCGGAACAAAGCCATCAACCTGGTTACGAAGAAAGAAAAGCGCAAAGGCTATTTTGGCCAGCAAACTATCGGCGCTGGCCCCAACGAAACAGACGACATGCGCTATGCCGCCCGGCTGAATCTCAACCGCTTCAACGGTGAGCAGCAGATTTCGATCATCGGTCAGGCCAACAACGTAAATTCGCAGGGTTTTACGGGGCAGAGCATTTTTGGCGGGGGGGCCGGACTGGGCGCCAACTTCGGCGGGGGCGGTATCATCGTTGCGGATGGACGCGGTGGAAGAAGTGGGGGCGGCTTCGGGGGCAGCTCGAACGCCATCACCCGGACGCTCGCCGGGGGGCTGAATTACCGTAATGCCTGGGGCAAGAAAGCGGATCTTTCCGCCAGTTATTTCCTGAACGACCTCCATACCATTACCGATCAGCAAAGCCGTCGGCAGTACGCCCTGCCCGATACTTCTTACCAGGTCAATCAGAACAGCACGTCGCGCAACCAGACCTCCAGCCACCGGTTCAACGTGCGGTTCACTTACCAGCTCGACTCGCTGACGACGCTGCGGATTGAGCCGGGTTTCACGGTGCAAAACTCCTTATTTCAGAGCCTCAACCAGTCGCAGACGCTGACCAGTGACGCCGTTGGTACGGGTGGCCCCGTAGATTCCACCAACCTGATCAACACCAGCCTTACGCGGTACAACTCAACCGGAAACGGGATTTCGGGCAATAATAACGCCCTGCTGATGCGGAAGTTTAAGCGCAAAGGTCGCACGCTTTCGCTCAACTGGAACACGGCCGTCAACAACCAGCGTACGGATGGTATCAACCAATCGACCAACGAATTTTTCGGGCAAACCGGCGGGCGCAATCAAAACATCAACCAACGGAATGAGCAGACCAGTAAGTCGGTCACCAATACCGTTAATCTGGCCTACACCGAGCCGTTGTCGCTGAGCAAATCGCTGGAATTTCATTACAATTATTCCCTGAACCGCAACACCTCCGACCGAACTGTAAACAACTACGATGAATCCACCGGTACCTACTCGGCGTTCAATCCGGCCCTGAGCAACAACTTCGTCAATACCTACCAGACCAACCGCGTGGGGTCGACGCTGCAAACCAAGCGCTTGAAATATACTTACGCCCTTGGTTTCGACGTACAGCAGGCCAGCCTGCGCAGCGACAACCGGACGACAGACACCGAACTGCGGAAGAATTTCACCAACGTGCTGCCGAATGCGGTATTCACGTATACGTTCAGCAAAAGCCGTACTCTGCGACTGAATTACCGCAGCCAGACCCACGCCCCTTCGGTTTCGCAGTTGCAACCCGTGCCCGACAACACCAATCCGCTGAACATCCGGCTGGGAAATCCAAACCTGAAACAGGAGTTTACCCATACCGTCTCACTGAATTACAACAACTTCCAGCAAACGACCTTCCGCTCGGTGTTTGCGATGCTGAACGCCAGCCAGACAAGCAACAAAATCGTCAACGCCACATCATTCAACAAGCAGGGAGCGCAGACTACCCAACCCGTTAACACCAATGGGTATTACAACATGAACGGGTTTCTGACAATCGGTCGGCGGATTCAGCCGTTGAAAGCGAATGTCAACCTGACGAGTCACGTGAATTTTAACCGGGGCGTCAGTCTGGTGAACAGCCAGACCAACCGCTCACAGAACTGGACGCTCAGCCAGGGTGCCCGCATGAATTCGAACTTCAACGAGAAACTGGAGTTTGGCCTGAGCGGAAACATCAGCTACCAGACGGCCCTGTACTCGCTTCAGTCGTCGCAGAACACGGAGTTTTTCAACAAATCGCTCAGCGGGGATCTGTATTATCAATTACCGTTCCGGCTGGTGGTTACGACCGATATCACCTACAACAACTATTCGGGAAAATCGGCGGGGTCGGTGCAGAACTTCGCGCTCTGGAACGTGGCGCTGGCGCGGCAGTTTTTCCGGAATAAACAGGGCGAGTTACGGTTACAGGTATACGACCTGCTGAATCAGAACCGGAGCATCAACCGAAACGTCACCGAAACGTACACGGAAGAAACCACCAGCCGGGTCCTGAACCGGTATTTTCTCTTGACGTTTACCTACAACCTGCGCCGATTTGGCAGCGGCCCGCAAGCCCGTCCGGATCGGGGTCCTTCGTACCAGCCCCGGGATCTGCAACGACCGGGAAGACTGAATTGA
- a CDS encoding DUF2490 domain-containing protein, whose product MKRLLVVIGLTLSLFLVLCSTSFAQTSLTPSTPWGTWFIGTVQLPGGSDKWGGFAEVQARGNAVMQQFFYRELKGGISYDLSQHFTFTLAGGHYATYDFRELSDGPLNTEKRFWQQLVINQHLSRIKFEQRYRIEQRWFNNRDGSTPFRNRIRYRLNAFIPLNKPTITAKTAFLSLFDEIFINPKGPTFERNRVYGGVGYQVDKHWIVQMGWVNQTNYSPASFEKGIFTPQSATGKNNILLSLTYRIGQGKNAGSSNKLPSQAD is encoded by the coding sequence ATGAAGCGGCTCTTAGTCGTTATTGGTTTAACACTCAGCTTATTTTTAGTTCTTTGTTCGACATCGTTCGCTCAAACGTCACTCACGCCGTCAACGCCCTGGGGCACCTGGTTTATCGGCACGGTCCAGTTACCGGGTGGTAGTGATAAATGGGGTGGTTTTGCCGAAGTACAGGCGCGCGGAAATGCCGTCATGCAGCAGTTTTTCTACCGGGAATTAAAAGGCGGTATCAGTTATGATTTAAGTCAGCACTTTACCTTTACGCTGGCGGGTGGTCACTACGCCACGTACGATTTCCGCGAACTGTCGGACGGTCCGCTGAATACCGAAAAACGGTTCTGGCAGCAATTGGTAATCAACCAGCATCTTTCCCGGATCAAGTTCGAACAACGGTACCGCATTGAACAGCGCTGGTTCAATAACCGCGACGGTTCCACGCCGTTCCGTAACCGGATTCGGTACAGGCTGAACGCGTTTATACCGCTCAACAAACCGACGATTACGGCCAAGACGGCTTTTCTGTCTCTTTTTGACGAAATTTTCATCAACCCCAAAGGCCCCACCTTCGAGCGAAACCGGGTGTACGGCGGGGTTGGCTACCAGGTCGACAAACACTGGATTGTACAAATGGGATGGGTCAATCAAACCAACTACAGCCCGGCAAGTTTTGAAAAAGGGATTTTTACACCCCAGTCTGCCACTGGGAAAAACAACATTCTGCTGTCGCTGACCTATAGGATCGGGCAGGGCAAAAACGCCGGTTCGTCCAACAAACTGCCGTCGCAGGCTGACTAA
- a CDS encoding glycosyltransferase family 9 protein encodes MQTTPVKFLILRFSSIGDIVLTTPVVRCLKQQVPGAEIHFCTKRAYQSVIESNPYIDKRIYLGDKLADLIGDLRAERYDYIIDLHNNLRTRIIKLRLDRPSYSFDKLNWEKWLYVRFKLNTMPNVHVVDRYMKTVETFGVVNDLKGLDYFIPYRDIVEREWLPASHRRQFVTYAIGGQHNTKKLPVARMIELCRKINFPIVLLGGKEDAQAGEEIRQALGDTLIYNACGQYNLNQSASLLDQSALVFSHDTGLMHIAAALRKKVYSIWGSTTPQLGMYPYKTQFVALENKPLGCRPCSKIGYERCPLGHFKCMNELPFDFDLNELKRGAGPSTHRLGPER; translated from the coding sequence ATGCAGACGACGCCCGTTAAATTTTTGATTCTCCGGTTTTCTTCCATTGGTGACATTGTGTTGACAACGCCGGTTGTTCGGTGCCTGAAACAACAGGTGCCGGGGGCGGAAATCCATTTCTGCACCAAGCGGGCTTACCAGTCGGTTATCGAGTCGAACCCGTACATCGACAAACGGATTTACCTGGGCGACAAGCTGGCCGACCTCATCGGCGACCTGCGGGCCGAGCGCTACGACTACATCATCGACCTGCACAACAACCTCCGTACCCGGATCATCAAGCTCCGGCTGGACCGCCCCTCCTACAGCTTCGACAAGCTGAACTGGGAAAAATGGCTGTACGTGCGCTTCAAGCTCAACACCATGCCGAACGTGCACGTGGTTGACCGGTACATGAAAACCGTTGAAACCTTCGGCGTGGTGAATGACCTAAAAGGGCTGGATTATTTTATACCGTACCGCGACATCGTGGAGCGGGAGTGGCTTCCGGCTTCCCACCGGCGCCAGTTTGTCACCTACGCCATTGGCGGTCAGCACAATACCAAAAAGCTACCCGTAGCCCGGATGATTGAGTTGTGCCGAAAGATAAACTTTCCAATTGTGCTGCTGGGGGGCAAGGAAGACGCGCAGGCGGGGGAAGAAATCCGTCAGGCCCTGGGCGACACGCTGATTTACAACGCCTGCGGCCAATACAACCTCAACCAGTCGGCCTCGCTGCTGGATCAGTCGGCGCTGGTGTTCAGCCACGATACGGGCCTGATGCACATTGCGGCCGCCCTGCGGAAAAAAGTGTACTCGATCTGGGGCAGTACCACGCCCCAACTGGGGATGTACCCCTATAAAACGCAATTTGTTGCCCTCGAAAATAAACCCTTAGGCTGCCGTCCGTGTTCTAAAATTGGGTACGAACGCTGCCCGTTGGGTCATTTCAAATGCATGAACGAACTGCCGTTTGACTTCGATCTGAACGAATTGAAGCGGGGCGCGGGTCCGTCGACACACCGACTGGGTCCGGAACGTTAA
- a CDS encoding carbon-nitrogen hydrolase: MSKKVNIGLVQMSCTADLDANLEKAINGIREAAAKGAQIVCLQELFRSLYFCDVEDHHNFSLAEAIPGPTTDRLADVARETNTVIIASLFEKRTAGLYHNTTAVLDADGTYLGKYRKMHIPDDPGYYEKFYFTPGDLGYKVFETKYAKIGVLICWDQWYPEPARITSLMGAEVLFYPTAIGWDTEETDPKVNEEQYGAWQTIQRSHAIANGIHVVSVNRVGTENGQQFWGGSFVANPHGSLLYLAPHDQEVVHVQEVDLALTDRYRTTWPYFRDRRIDSYQPITKRYIDE, translated from the coding sequence ATGTCAAAAAAAGTAAACATTGGCCTGGTGCAGATGTCCTGCACGGCCGACCTGGACGCTAATCTCGAAAAAGCCATCAACGGCATCCGGGAAGCAGCCGCCAAAGGAGCGCAGATCGTTTGTTTGCAGGAACTGTTTCGCTCCCTGTATTTTTGTGACGTTGAAGATCACCATAATTTCAGCCTGGCCGAAGCCATCCCCGGTCCCACCACCGACCGGCTGGCCGACGTGGCCCGCGAAACCAATACCGTCATCATTGCGTCGCTGTTCGAGAAACGAACGGCCGGTTTATACCACAACACCACGGCGGTGCTGGATGCCGATGGCACCTACCTGGGCAAATACCGGAAGATGCACATCCCCGACGATCCGGGCTATTACGAGAAGTTTTACTTCACGCCCGGCGATTTAGGCTACAAGGTTTTCGAAACCAAATACGCCAAAATTGGGGTCCTGATTTGCTGGGATCAGTGGTATCCCGAACCCGCCCGGATTACGTCCCTGATGGGTGCCGAAGTTCTTTTTTACCCCACGGCCATTGGCTGGGATACGGAAGAAACCGACCCGAAAGTGAACGAGGAACAATACGGAGCCTGGCAAACCATCCAGCGCAGCCACGCCATTGCCAACGGCATTCACGTGGTTTCGGTCAACCGCGTGGGCACGGAAAACGGACAGCAATTCTGGGGCGGATCGTTCGTGGCCAATCCGCACGGATCACTGCTGTACCTGGCCCCCCACGACCAGGAGGTGGTTCACGTTCAGGAGGTTGATCTGGCCCTGACGGACCGGTACCGGACCACCTGGCCTTATTTCCGGGATCGGCGGATCGATTCGTACCAGCCGATCACCAAACGGTATATTGACGAATGA